The Deltaproteobacteria bacterium genome contains a region encoding:
- a CDS encoding RNA polymerase sigma factor: MSTAGARDALEAAYRTEARRVLATLIRLLGGFDAAEEALHEAFAAAAEQWPREGVPTNPYSWLVSTGRFKIIDRWRRQARLADALPELAALADPAPETTMPEHIQDDELRLIFTCCHSALAPDARIALTLREVGGLTTEEIARAYLAPAPTIAQRIVRAKAKIRDEAIPYEVPALAELPARLESALQVVYLIFNEGYAATQGQSLTRDDLCAEAIRLGRLVVELLDEPEALGLLALMLLHEARRATRVDAAGDLILLENQNRSLWDRGRIAEAQGLIERALGSRRVGPYLLQAAIAAVHVEAPSAGETDWVQIVALYDVLCRVDPSPVVALNRAVALGMRDGPEAGLAAIEAVLAQGDLDDYHLAHAARADMQRRLGLAEAARASYQRALELTRQPAERRFLQARLAQLAAERTGVRD, from the coding sequence ATGAGCACGGCCGGCGCGCGTGACGCCCTGGAGGCTGCCTACCGCACCGAGGCGCGGCGCGTGCTCGCGACGCTGATTCGGCTCCTCGGCGGCTTCGACGCGGCAGAGGAGGCTCTTCACGAGGCCTTCGCCGCCGCGGCCGAGCAATGGCCGCGCGAGGGCGTTCCGACCAATCCCTATTCCTGGCTGGTCTCCACTGGCCGCTTCAAGATCATCGACCGCTGGCGCCGGCAGGCGCGGCTGGCGGACGCCTTGCCAGAGCTGGCAGCGTTGGCGGACCCGGCGCCGGAGACGACCATGCCCGAGCACATTCAGGATGACGAACTGCGGCTGATCTTCACCTGCTGCCACTCGGCGCTCGCGCCGGACGCGCGCATCGCGCTCACCTTGCGCGAGGTGGGCGGGCTGACCACCGAGGAGATCGCCCGCGCCTATCTGGCGCCCGCACCGACCATCGCTCAGCGCATCGTGCGGGCGAAGGCGAAGATCCGCGACGAGGCCATCCCCTACGAGGTCCCGGCCCTCGCCGAGCTACCAGCGCGGCTCGAGAGTGCGCTGCAGGTGGTCTATCTGATCTTCAACGAGGGCTATGCGGCGACCCAGGGGCAGAGCCTGACGCGGGACGATCTTTGCGCGGAGGCGATCCGGCTGGGCCGGCTGGTGGTCGAGCTCCTCGACGAACCCGAGGCCCTGGGCCTGCTCGCCCTGATGCTGCTGCACGAGGCGCGGCGCGCCACGCGCGTCGACGCGGCCGGCGACCTCATCCTGCTGGAGAATCAGAACCGGTCGCTATGGGACCGCGGGCGGATCGCTGAAGCTCAGGGCCTGATCGAGCGGGCTCTGGGCTCGCGACGCGTCGGACCCTACCTCCTGCAGGCGGCCATCGCCGCTGTTCACGTCGAGGCGCCGAGCGCCGGCGAAACCGACTGGGTCCAGATCGTCGCGCTCTACGACGTGCTGTGTCGCGTCGACCCCTCGCCGGTGGTGGCCCTGAACCGCGCAGTTGCCCTCGGCATGCGTGACGGGCCCGAGGCCGGGCTCGCGGCCATCGAAGCGGTGCTGGCGCAGGGCGACCTCGACGATTACCATCTGGCCCACGCCGCGCGCGCCGACATGCAGCGGAGGCTCGGCCTCGCCGAGGCGGCGCGGGCCTCCTACCAACGTGCGCTTGAGCTGACGCGCCAGCCCGCCGAGCGTCGGTTCCTGCAGGCGCGCCTGGCTCAACTCGCAGCCGAGCGCACCGGGGTTAGGGATTAG
- a CDS encoding YciI family protein, with protein sequence MRYACLIYFDPQKVFGQSAEAKVVLGASGVYNNELKASGNMVMDQALQLPDQAMTVQVRDGKMSATDGPFMETKEVLGGFILIEARDFNEAVRIAAGIPLARLGFIEVRPIVDFSKPRPQL encoded by the coding sequence ATGCGCTATGCCTGCTTGATCTACTTCGACCCCCAGAAAGTCTTCGGTCAAAGCGCGGAGGCCAAGGTGGTCCTCGGCGCTTCCGGGGTCTACAACAACGAGTTGAAGGCCAGCGGCAACATGGTGATGGACCAAGCCCTGCAGCTGCCCGATCAAGCCATGACCGTGCAGGTCCGCGACGGGAAGATGTCGGCGACCGACGGTCCGTTCATGGAGACCAAAGAGGTGCTGGGCGGCTTCATTTTGATCGAGGCGCGCGACTTCAACGAGGCCGTGCGGATCGCGGCGGGGATTCCGCTGGCCAGGCTGGGCTTCATCGAGGTGCGGCCGATCGTGGACTTTAGCAAGCCCCGTCCGCAACTATGA
- a CDS encoding BrnT family toxin yields the protein MIGESDRGVLVVVFTVRQPGDVVRLISARPARRKERRQYEESKRLSN from the coding sequence TTGATCGGAGAATCTGATCGAGGAGTCCTCGTGGTAGTGTTCACGGTGCGACAGCCAGGAGACGTGGTGCGCCTCATCAGTGCGCGTCCAGCCCGCAGGAAGGAGCGCAGGCAGTATGAAGAGAGCAAAAGACTTTCCAATTGA
- a CDS encoding BrnA antitoxin family protein, which yields MKRAKDFPIEQARRVTAREVEAARKAIEERLGRKRVRRGRPPKGDEKYAPFSIRLHPRVIAWAKKEAKRRGLGYQTVINEALIKATA from the coding sequence ATGAAGAGAGCAAAAGACTTTCCAATTGAGCAGGCGCGTCGCGTGACCGCGCGTGAAGTGGAGGCGGCACGCAAGGCCATCGAAGAGAGGCTGGGGCGCAAGCGAGTCCGGCGGGGACGGCCACCGAAGGGGGACGAAAAGTACGCACCCTTCTCGATTCGCTTGCATCCTCGTGTGATCGCTTGGGCTAAGAAGGAAGCGAAGCGGCGCGGTTTGGGATACCAGACGGTGATCAACGAAGCGTTGATCAAGGCGACCGCGTAG
- a CDS encoding nitroreductase family deazaflavin-dependent oxidoreductase — translation MHIPRFMRQVNRVFTNPLLGTFAWLVPPLAIVHHVGRKSGRPYRTPVVAFPSAAGFVIPMTYGRDVDWARNLVAADGCEIVQMGRRTNLCNPRIVGFKVAESHLPAAVRPVLRAADFPGYVLLDTATDKSRRAEKSSSRSKPARNR, via the coding sequence ATGCACATCCCTCGCTTCATGCGGCAGGTGAACCGGGTGTTCACCAATCCACTCCTGGGCACGTTCGCTTGGCTGGTTCCGCCGCTGGCCATTGTGCACCACGTCGGGCGCAAGAGCGGACGACCGTACCGCACACCGGTGGTCGCCTTCCCCAGCGCGGCCGGCTTCGTGATTCCCATGACCTACGGCCGTGATGTCGACTGGGCACGCAACCTCGTCGCTGCCGATGGTTGCGAAATCGTGCAAATGGGCCGGCGAACCAACTTGTGCAACCCGCGCATCGTCGGCTTCAAGGTTGCCGAGTCGCATCTTCCCGCCGCCGTGCGCCCCGTTCTACGCGCTGCGGATTTTCCCGGCTACGTTCTGCTCGACACCGCCACCGACAAATCGCGCCGCGCGGAGAAGTCATCGTCGCGTTCGAAACCGGCGCGCAACCGCTGA
- a CDS encoding cytochrome P450, giving the protein MTAAEQTFDPATLDLITPEHYEQNGYPHPEWTWLRRHDPVFWYDRSNVDPFWAITKHADIIAIGKQPELFLNAPRLAVFTNDLPPPPEGQSRHLLNMDPPDHNRYRRISSGWFTPRAIRAMDGNIERVTREVLDAAAEKEEGDFVRDISAKITIAVIAEMLGVPRPDWDLLFRWTNEIIAPQDPEFQHGATPTETIERSRIELFTYFHDLATRRRSQPSDDIVSVIANAQMNDEPLPPVELLSYFFLLVVAGNETTRNAMTGGMLALLDHPDEWEKLRHDPARLDGAVEEIVRWTTPVIQFARTATRDTELRGKTIRTGQSVCLFYGSGNRDDEVFQDPFTFRIDREPNPHIGFGMGEHVCLGAHLARLELRHAFGQLRARLERCELSGPVARVRSSFVGGIKRAPMRWRIAPAHAATS; this is encoded by the coding sequence ATGACTGCAGCGGAGCAAACGTTCGATCCCGCAACACTCGATCTCATCACCCCCGAACACTACGAACAGAACGGGTATCCGCACCCGGAGTGGACGTGGCTGCGGCGCCACGACCCGGTCTTCTGGTACGATCGCTCGAACGTCGATCCGTTTTGGGCGATCACCAAGCATGCCGACATCATCGCCATTGGCAAACAGCCGGAGCTGTTTCTCAATGCGCCGCGTCTCGCGGTGTTCACCAATGATCTACCGCCGCCGCCGGAAGGTCAGTCGCGGCACTTGCTCAACATGGACCCGCCGGATCACAACCGCTACCGCCGCATCAGCAGCGGATGGTTTACCCCGCGCGCCATCCGAGCCATGGACGGCAACATCGAACGCGTGACTCGTGAAGTGCTCGATGCCGCAGCCGAGAAGGAGGAGGGCGACTTCGTCCGCGACATCTCGGCGAAGATCACGATCGCGGTGATCGCGGAGATGCTCGGCGTGCCGCGGCCCGATTGGGATCTGCTGTTTCGCTGGACCAACGAGATCATCGCCCCACAAGATCCCGAGTTCCAGCACGGGGCCACACCCACCGAGACAATCGAACGCTCGCGCATAGAACTCTTCACCTACTTCCACGATCTTGCCACGCGGCGGCGCAGCCAACCGAGCGACGACATCGTGAGCGTCATCGCCAACGCTCAGATGAATGACGAGCCGCTGCCCCCGGTGGAGTTGCTCTCGTATTTCTTTCTCCTCGTCGTGGCCGGCAACGAGACCACTCGCAATGCGATGACCGGCGGGATGCTGGCTCTTCTCGATCACCCCGACGAATGGGAGAAACTCCGCCACGACCCCGCGCGGCTGGATGGCGCCGTCGAGGAGATCGTGCGGTGGACGACGCCGGTGATCCAGTTTGCGCGCACGGCGACGCGCGACACCGAGCTGCGCGGCAAGACGATCCGCACCGGTCAGTCGGTGTGCCTATTTTATGGCTCAGGCAACCGCGACGACGAGGTGTTCCAGGATCCTTTCACCTTCCGCATCGACCGCGAGCCCAATCCGCACATCGGTTTTGGCATGGGCGAGCACGTGTGCCTGGGCGCGCACCTCGCCCGCCTCGAACTTCGCCACGCCTTCGGACAGCTCCGCGCGCGACTCGAACGGTGCGAGCTCAGTGGCCCGGTTGCGCGCGTTCGTTCGAGTTTCGTCGGCGGGATTAAGCGCGCGCCGATGCGCTGGCGCATCGCGCCGGCTCATGCAGCGACGAGTTGA
- a CDS encoding thiamine pyrophosphate-binding protein: MSAITGGELLARCLANEGVKFVFGLPSPEIDPLLAQLAAHEIRLFPVRHEAAGVHMAEGLYKTTGQVAAVLGNPGPGSANLLPGVITARHEGVPVVAITSQHRLGLVYPSPPSTFQGQDQLDVFKPCVKWGGPILSWERIPEVVRIAFREMWTGRPGPVHIELPAPVLYATGEEQSAPVLPPDSYRAPRPQASDAQLRQAAELLANAQRPLVLAGAGVDRADANAALLELVTLLNCPVMTTMAGRSAVPLDHSNYIFGFGRGADVVKQEADVVLVAASRLGNLDLPFDKYWGDPSHQRLIQIDIDARNMGVTRPLALGIVADAKHTIEGLVQLLRNMKARPRDGADLARYRQAAQAWWDELLAPIAGWKGPGIHPAHVLQTVGAVFGKNAVYTADGGNTSLWAHSCLPPTQPRSYHNILELGMLGTGIPSAIGAKLGASQREVVCVTGDGAAGFNFMEMQSAARDGVKITTIVFAEGSWTMEEPNEQMLYGQTFGTQQGTVRWDRVAEGLGCYGEYAERIEDVESALRRAKAAKGPAVVCVKTDRDANLAIPMELLMRFAEVYQGPMG; this comes from the coding sequence ATGAGCGCAATCACCGGCGGTGAACTGCTCGCGCGTTGTCTCGCCAACGAAGGGGTGAAGTTCGTGTTCGGACTTCCGTCACCCGAGATCGATCCGCTCCTTGCCCAACTCGCCGCGCACGAGATCCGGTTGTTTCCGGTTCGGCACGAAGCGGCGGGAGTGCACATGGCGGAGGGACTCTACAAAACGACGGGACAGGTCGCCGCGGTTCTCGGCAACCCCGGTCCCGGCTCCGCCAATTTGCTGCCCGGTGTCATCACCGCACGCCACGAGGGCGTGCCCGTGGTGGCGATCACCTCGCAGCACCGGCTCGGCCTCGTCTATCCATCACCGCCGTCGACCTTCCAAGGGCAGGATCAACTCGATGTTTTCAAGCCATGCGTCAAGTGGGGCGGACCCATCTTGTCGTGGGAGCGAATCCCCGAAGTGGTGCGCATCGCTTTCCGCGAAATGTGGACGGGGCGACCCGGCCCGGTTCACATCGAGTTGCCGGCGCCCGTGTTGTACGCGACAGGAGAGGAGCAGAGCGCGCCGGTCTTGCCGCCGGATTCCTACCGTGCGCCGCGGCCACAAGCGTCCGACGCTCAACTGCGACAAGCAGCCGAGCTGCTCGCCAATGCGCAGCGACCGCTGGTGCTCGCGGGCGCCGGCGTCGACCGCGCGGATGCCAACGCCGCGCTGCTGGAACTCGTCACGTTGCTCAACTGTCCGGTGATGACCACGATGGCCGGGCGCTCCGCCGTCCCGCTCGATCATTCGAACTACATCTTCGGGTTCGGGCGCGGTGCGGATGTGGTGAAGCAGGAAGCCGATGTCGTGCTCGTCGCCGCGTCGCGGCTTGGCAATCTCGACCTTCCGTTCGACAAGTACTGGGGCGATCCGTCGCATCAGCGGCTCATCCAGATCGACATCGACGCGCGCAACATGGGTGTTACTCGACCGTTGGCGCTCGGCATCGTCGCCGACGCCAAGCACACCATCGAGGGACTCGTACAACTGCTGCGAAACATGAAAGCGCGTCCGCGCGACGGCGCCGACCTCGCGCGCTATCGACAAGCGGCACAGGCCTGGTGGGATGAACTGCTGGCGCCGATTGCGGGTTGGAAGGGCCCCGGCATCCATCCGGCACACGTGCTGCAAACAGTCGGCGCGGTTTTCGGCAAGAACGCGGTCTATACCGCCGACGGTGGCAACACCTCGCTGTGGGCGCACTCGTGTTTGCCGCCGACGCAGCCGCGCTCGTACCACAACATTCTCGAACTCGGCATGCTCGGCACCGGCATTCCGTCGGCCATCGGCGCGAAGCTCGGCGCATCGCAGCGCGAGGTCGTGTGCGTGACCGGCGATGGCGCCGCCGGTTTCAACTTCATGGAGATGCAATCCGCGGCGCGCGACGGCGTGAAGATCACGACCATCGTCTTCGCCGAAGGCTCATGGACCATGGAGGAGCCGAACGAGCAGATGCTCTACGGCCAGACGTTCGGCACCCAGCAAGGGACAGTGCGCTGGGATCGTGTCGCCGAAGGTCTCGGCTGTTACGGCGAGTACGCCGAGCGGATCGAAGACGTTGAGTCCGCCCTCCGCCGCGCCAAAGCCGCCAAGGGCCCGGCGGTGGTGTGCGTGAAGACCGACCGCGACGCCAACCTGGCGATCCCGATGGAGCTGCTGATGCGGTTCGCGGAAGTGTATCAGGGGCCGATGGGATGA